The Vicinamibacteria bacterium genome includes the window GGATCTCGATCGAGACGTCGCTCAAGACGGGATGACCCGGATCGTAGGCGAACGTGACGCCACGCAGCGTCACCGCGCCCTTCGCCCGAGCGATCGGGCGCGAGGCGGCTCGCTCGATGATGTCCGGTGTCTCGTCGAAGACGGAGAACATCCGCTCGGTGCTCGCCAGATGGCGTTGCAAGCTGGCCGCCTTTCGGCCCAGGGTCTTCAGCGGGCTGTAGAGCTGCGCCAGGTAAGTCATGATCAACAAGAGCTCCCCCAGAGTGAGAGTGCCCGCCCTGACGTTGCGTACGCCGATATATAGGACCGCGGCGCTGCCCAGGGCCATGGCGAGACCTAGCAAGAGACCGAGGCTGCCTTCGGCGAGGGCGAGACGTATCTGCGCCCGCAGGCTCTCGTTCGAGCAATCCAAAAAACGTTTCTGCTCGCGATCTTCCTGGCCGAAGGCCTTGACGATGCGCAATGCGCCGAGCGCCTCTTGCACCACGGAAAAGCTGGCACTTTCGAACCGCTTCACCTGTCGCGCTTCCCGTCGCATGCGCGGGCGGTAGCTGCGCACGAGGAACAGGATCGGTGGTGATACCGCGAGAGCGACCGATGCCAATTGCGCGTCGAGCCGATAGGTGACGTAGAGCATCGCAACCAATGTGCAGCACGCGGTCACCGAAGGGATGAAGTTGTCGATCAGGAGCGACTGCACGGCGATGGCGTCGTGCTGCACCCGGTAAGCGGAGTCGGACGTGCCTCTCGAGTCGTGGTAGGAAAGCGAGAGTCGTTGGAGATGGCGGAAGAGCTTCGCGCGGATTCGCAAGACCAGCTTTTGCGCCGTATAGGTGCTCAGCACCGAAGCGGCCATCGCCTGGAGTTGATTCAGGAGCGCAATCCCGATCAAAAGGCCCGTCGCCAGCCAGAGCACGCCCGTTGGCGAGCGGGAGAGGTCTAGCGGCAACACGCCTTCGAGCCAGGCGGGCAGTGGCTCGGAACCGATGGCACTGTCGACAGCGATCTGGATCGGCACCGGCGTGAGGAGAGCGAGCGGCGTCGCCAGCAGGCTGAGTAGGAAAATGGCAACGATGTGGGGCCAGTAAGGCCGTGCCTCCTGGATCAGCCAGCGCAGGACGGCGAGATCGCGGGACTTCATCGAGACGACGCTTCCTGTGCGACCCCCGTTTGCTCGACCGCCCGCACATAGGCACCGGTAACCTGACCCCAACCGATGAATGCGCTGGTCAGGAAGGCGAAGGCAATCGAGCCAAGGATCATCGAGGCCAACCAGGCTCCGTCGGCGCCCGCGAGAGCGGCGAGAAGAAAGAGCATCGCGAGCATGGTGAGCGCCACCCGGGAAAGCCTGGGCCACAGACGAAACCGGACCAACTGGGCCCCGCCTCCGTGGTCTTCGACCGCCATGAGGGCGCGTACCGAGCCCAGCATTCCGTCTCGAACTTCCAGATCCCAACTGTCGAACTCGCCTCCACGAGCAACGAGCTGGCCATCGGCTCGAAGGACGGATTCGAGAGACTGCAACCGCTCCTCC containing:
- a CDS encoding ABC transporter ATP-binding protein, whose amino-acid sequence is MKSRDLAVLRWLIQEARPYWPHIVAIFLLSLLATPLALLTPVPIQIAVDSAIGSEPLPAWLEGVLPLDLSRSPTGVLWLATGLLIGIALLNQLQAMAASVLSTYTAQKLVLRIRAKLFRHLQRLSLSYHDSRGTSDSAYRVQHDAIAVQSLLIDNFIPSVTACCTLVAMLYVTYRLDAQLASVALAVSPPILFLVRSYRPRMRREARQVKRFESASFSVVQEALGALRIVKAFGQEDREQKRFLDCSNESLRAQIRLALAEGSLGLLLGLAMALGSAAVLYIGVRNVRAGTLTLGELLLIMTYLAQLYSPLKTLGRKAASLQRHLASTERMFSVFDETPDIIERAASRPIARAKGAVTLRGVTFAYDPGHPVLSDVSIEIPAGTRVGVAGETGAGKTTLMGLLIRFHDPTAGQILLDGVDLRDYKVADLRAQFAIVLQESVLFSTSIAENIAYARPDASEESIVSAAKDANAHDFIVRLPDGYETQVGERGLRLSGGERQRIALARAFLVNAPILIMDEPTSAVDVKTEAGIMEAMERLMRGRTCFLTTHRLTTLASCDLLLVLDGGRLVDVRSDVKSAVQAIAAGGAPSHR
- a CDS encoding glycosyl transferase, with amino-acid sequence LWKPLLLALPLFLLSVGALLIQATTSALHARFVTKPRSRWERWKWVGLTGCLHLLQPLARLWGRLTASPRHASLRGWVFPGPRSWSGWTEKWRAPEERLQSLESVLRADGQLVARGGEFDSWDLEVRDGMLGSVRALMAVEDHGGGAQLVRFRLWPRLSRVALTMLAMLFLLAALAGADGAWLASMILGSIAFAFLTSAFIGWGQVTGAYVRAVEQTGVAQEASSR